One window of Macrococcus sp. 19Msa1099 genomic DNA carries:
- a CDS encoding Na(+)/H(+) antiporter subunit B: protein MKKQDNDVILQFCTLVVFFIIVMFAFSIFMNGHYLPGGGFVGGLLISAALLSILIAYDIKTLYRILPIDFKKVIGIGLIFCYATPLISLLQGKPFFTHSFGELHVPVLGAIHYHTALFFDIGVMLVVIGTTLTIILTIGENE, encoded by the coding sequence ATGAAGAAACAAGATAATGATGTGATATTACAATTCTGTACGCTTGTCGTCTTCTTCATCATTGTAATGTTTGCATTCTCTATATTTATGAACGGACATTATTTGCCAGGTGGTGGTTTCGTTGGTGGATTATTAATTTCTGCTGCGTTACTGAGCATATTAATCGCTTATGATATTAAGACTTTATATCGTATCCTGCCAATTGACTTCAAAAAAGTAATCGGTATTGGACTTATATTTTGCTATGCGACACCGCTTATCAGTTTATTGCAAGGCAAACCATTTTTTACGCATTCTTTTGGCGAACTGCATGTACCTGTACTTGGTGCAATACATTATCATACAGCATTATTCTTCGATATTGGGGTAATGCTCGTCGTTATCGGAACGACACTGACAATCATCTTAACGATTGGAGAGAATGAATAA
- a CDS encoding NAD(P)/FAD-dependent oxidoreductase: MGFERKRVVILGGGYAGLQTATKLQKLVSSQDCDITLINKNEYHYESTWLHEASAGTRAYQDCLYPIASVLNQSKVDFVTAEVTKINKDEKTVETSKGTFNFDILVVALGFESETFGITGMKEHAFQIENINTARRIATHIEERFAHYANSADKDDKDLAILVGGAGFTGIELLGELAERIPELCKEYNIDQSKVKVTCVEAAPKMLPMFSETLVKYVVDYLEARGVEFKIATPIVAANENGFVVKVDEKEEQLYANTVIWAAGVRGSKLMEESFDGVKRGRIIVREDLRIDGYDDIFVIGDCSAVMAGEGDNKRPLPTTAQLAMQQGEFTADAVKRLLNNEKLATFEYDDKGTVCSLGSHDGVGVVFGKEITGKKAAFMKKLIDTRAVFKIGGTGVAFKKGKFL; encoded by the coding sequence ATGGGTTTTGAGAGAAAGAGAGTTGTGATTTTAGGTGGAGGTTACGCTGGATTACAAACAGCTACTAAACTTCAAAAATTAGTAAGTTCACAAGATTGTGATATTACGCTTATTAATAAGAATGAATATCACTATGAATCAACTTGGTTACATGAAGCATCTGCAGGTACACGTGCATATCAAGATTGTCTATATCCGATTGCGAGTGTTTTAAATCAGTCTAAAGTTGACTTTGTTACTGCTGAAGTTACAAAGATTAACAAAGATGAAAAGACAGTTGAAACGTCTAAAGGTACGTTCAATTTTGATATTTTAGTCGTAGCATTAGGTTTCGAATCTGAAACATTCGGTATCACTGGTATGAAAGAGCATGCCTTCCAAATCGAGAATATCAATACTGCACGTCGTATTGCTACACATATTGAAGAGCGTTTTGCGCATTATGCAAACAGCGCAGACAAAGATGATAAGGACTTAGCAATCTTAGTTGGTGGTGCAGGATTCACTGGTATCGAATTATTAGGTGAACTTGCTGAACGTATTCCTGAATTGTGTAAAGAATACAATATCGATCAGTCTAAAGTTAAAGTGACATGTGTAGAAGCAGCACCAAAGATGTTACCGATGTTCTCTGAAACATTAGTGAAATATGTTGTAGATTATCTTGAAGCACGTGGTGTTGAATTCAAGATTGCAACACCTATCGTTGCAGCAAACGAAAATGGTTTCGTTGTTAAAGTTGACGAAAAAGAAGAACAGCTTTATGCAAACACAGTAATTTGGGCTGCGGGTGTACGTGGTTCTAAATTGATGGAAGAATCATTTGACGGCGTTAAACGTGGTCGTATCATAGTGCGTGAAGATTTACGTATCGACGGTTACGATGATATCTTCGTTATCGGTGACTGTTCAGCAGTGATGGCTGGCGAAGGTGACAACAAACGTCCATTGCCAACGACAGCTCAACTTGCAATGCAACAAGGTGAATTTACTGCAGATGCAGTTAAACGTTTATTAAACAATGAGAAATTAGCTACTTTCGAATATGATGATAAAGGAACAGTATGTTCTTTAGGTTCACATGATGGTGTAGGTGTTGTATTCGGTAAAGAAATTACTGGTAAGAAAGCAGCATTTATGAAGAAATTAATCGATACACGTGCTGTATTCAAAATTGGTGGTACAGGTGTAGCGTTCAAAAAAGGTAAATTTCTATAA
- a CDS encoding Na+/H+ antiporter NhaC family protein, with protein sequence MNAVLIAVLVMVILSLCRLNVVLSLFIGALAGGLVSGLGIDKTIVTFTGGIVDGSEVALSYALLGGFAAILSYSGITDYFVEKIINMLKRDNTVKTRTVTKVTILVSLISIACMSQNILPVHIAFIPIIIPPLLSLFNELKIDRRLIAVILTFGLNFPYVLMPYGFGYIFHGIIKKGFDKADHPIEMNQIFPAMIIPSLGFVIGLILAFIIFRKPREYKRVQFKEEAPRKALKPYVVMVSIVAIAATFLVQLTTESMIFGALAGILVFFLSFAFDWKTLDDELVSGIKIMAYIGVVMLTANGFASVMSATGDVERLVAGMVGFTSGSKVLTIIFMLIVGLIVTLGIGSSFATIPIIAALFIPLGESIGLSTAAIIAVIGTAAALGDAGSPASDSTLGPTAGLNMDGQHHHIWDTCVPTFLLFNIPLIICGFIAAMIL encoded by the coding sequence ATGAATGCAGTTTTAATCGCAGTACTTGTAATGGTTATATTAAGTTTATGTCGACTGAATGTCGTGCTGTCATTATTTATCGGTGCACTAGCAGGAGGGCTTGTTTCTGGACTCGGGATAGATAAGACGATCGTTACCTTTACAGGAGGAATTGTCGACGGTAGTGAAGTTGCACTGAGCTATGCATTGCTCGGAGGGTTTGCAGCGATATTATCTTATAGTGGTATTACAGATTATTTCGTTGAAAAAATTATCAATATGCTTAAAAGGGATAACACAGTAAAGACAAGAACAGTTACGAAAGTGACGATACTTGTGTCACTGATTAGTATTGCATGTATGTCTCAAAACATTTTACCGGTACATATTGCCTTTATTCCAATTATTATTCCGCCACTTTTAAGTTTATTCAATGAACTCAAAATCGATAGACGATTAATTGCGGTAATCCTTACGTTCGGATTAAACTTTCCGTATGTGCTGATGCCATATGGTTTCGGTTATATCTTCCATGGCATTATCAAAAAAGGTTTTGATAAAGCAGACCATCCTATAGAAATGAACCAGATTTTCCCTGCGATGATTATTCCATCGTTAGGATTTGTTATCGGGTTAATACTAGCGTTTATAATATTCAGGAAACCACGCGAATATAAGAGGGTTCAATTTAAAGAAGAAGCTCCGAGAAAAGCATTGAAACCATACGTTGTCATGGTTTCTATAGTAGCAATTGCTGCAACCTTTCTAGTACAGCTTACGACAGAATCCATGATTTTCGGTGCACTGGCTGGGATTCTAGTATTCTTCCTGTCATTTGCATTTGACTGGAAGACACTTGATGACGAACTTGTCTCAGGCATCAAGATTATGGCATATATCGGTGTCGTCATGCTCACAGCGAATGGATTCGCCAGTGTAATGTCAGCAACAGGTGATGTTGAACGTTTAGTTGCGGGTATGGTAGGCTTTACAAGTGGCTCAAAAGTATTGACGATTATATTTATGTTAATCGTCGGACTGATTGTAACACTTGGTATTGGATCATCATTTGCAACCATTCCGATTATTGCAGCATTATTTATTCCACTTGGTGAATCTATCGGTTTATCAACTGCGGCAATAATCGCAGTTATCGGTACGGCCGCTGCTTTAGGAGATGCAGGTAGTCCTGCTAGTGATTCTACGTTAGGTCCAACCGCTGGATTGAATATGGATGGTCAGCACCATCATATTTGGGATACATGTGTACCGACATTCCTATTATTTAATATACCGTTAATTATTTGTGGGTTTATCGCTGCAATGATATTATAG
- the mnhG gene encoding monovalent cation/H(+) antiporter subunit G encodes MIVTIVQIISIIFIMIGALLSCVSAIGLIRLPDVYTRAHAAGKSSTLGVMSMMFGVFLHFLARDHHFEPTLLLAILFIFTTGPIGSHLIMRSAYYSGTKYTDSTVRDDLKDVK; translated from the coding sequence ATGATCGTAACAATCGTACAGATCATTAGCATTATCTTTATTATGATTGGTGCACTGCTGTCATGTGTCAGTGCAATCGGGCTTATTCGTCTTCCTGATGTGTATACAAGAGCGCATGCTGCAGGTAAATCATCAACGCTAGGTGTCATGTCTATGATGTTCGGTGTTTTCTTACACTTCCTGGCACGAGATCATCACTTTGAACCGACATTACTTCTTGCAATTTTATTTATCTTTACGACAGGACCTATTGGATCTCATCTTATTATGCGCAGTGCCTATTATAGTGGTACGAAGTATACGGATAGTACAGTTAGAGATGATTTAAAGGACGTTAAATAA
- a CDS encoding Na(+)/H(+) antiporter subunit F1: MNMDLIIIIALILVSFAMLGILYRVIKGPTLADRVVGLDALGISLMAMIALFSVLLNTKYFISIIMLLAVLAFLGTTAFAKFMQKGEIVEYDRNNRTDH; the protein is encoded by the coding sequence ATCAATATGGATTTAATAATTATTATCGCACTGATTCTCGTTTCTTTTGCGATGCTCGGAATACTTTACCGTGTAATAAAAGGTCCTACGCTAGCAGACCGCGTGGTCGGTCTGGATGCATTAGGCATTTCACTGATGGCAATGATCGCCTTATTTTCAGTATTATTAAATACAAAGTATTTCATTAGTATTATCATGTTACTTGCAGTTCTCGCTTTCTTAGGCACAACAGCGTTTGCGAAATTTATGCAAAAAGGAGAGATCGTTGAATATGATCGTAACAATCGTACAGATCATTAG
- a CDS encoding Na(+)/H(+) antiporter subunit C has product MEILIIILSGILVAAGVYLILSKSLIRIIIGSSIISHAVNLLLLTSGTLKNAASPIYSGKHKIYVDPIPQALILTAIVISFAVTAFFLVLAFRSYKELGTDNVADFKGVPDDE; this is encoded by the coding sequence ATGGAAATATTAATAATTATTTTAAGCGGCATATTAGTTGCTGCTGGTGTCTATTTAATTCTTTCTAAAAGTTTAATTAGAATTATCATTGGTTCTTCAATTATTTCGCACGCAGTCAATTTGCTGCTTCTTACTAGCGGCACTTTAAAAAATGCTGCTTCTCCGATTTATTCCGGAAAGCATAAAATATATGTTGATCCTATTCCACAGGCACTGATCTTAACAGCTATCGTTATCAGCTTTGCCGTAACTGCATTTTTCCTTGTACTCGCTTTTCGTAGCTATAAAGAACTCGGAACTGATAACGTAGCTGATTTTAAGGGGGTGCCGGATGATGAGTAA
- a CDS encoding Na+/H+ antiporter subunit A, which produces MSILLIVLLPIFASLLPGILAKYIKGIHTGYFVLLVPVIASLYFLSLIQTVMHAPINKHFTWMPSIGLNFDIRLDGLALLFTLLISIIGTLVVFYSIHYLHKEEALGRFYTYLLLFMGAMLGVVTSNNVLSLYLFWELTSISSFLLISFWYHKEKSTDGALKSMLITVFGGLMMLGGLSILISITGTPVISDMFIQATKVQSHSLFTLAAILILLAAFTKSAQFPFHIWLPDAMEAPTPVSAYLHSATMVKAGIYLVARFTPLFAVSNTWTYAIVIVGLFTMCFASIKAVNQIDLKGILAFSTVSQLGLIMSLLGIGSISLKAGHETAYYIAVTAAVFHILNHATFKGALFMLVGIIDHETGTRNIHKLNGLMFIMPITFTLTTLGVLSMAGVPPFNGFISKEMFLESVLLSAEHGLFNTLLSGFLLLLMFVGSIFTFIYSLKLIKDVFLPNKTQNKTEKKPHEAPIFFLLSPIILISVMLIISVLPDMFRPLLQSATSAIVNDTVTLKQIHHFHGINTPLLITLAIIIIGSVLLYFITKWQKVYQLWPAQLKLNNVYNIILDQSQKLSYEVNRRLVYHSIRFSILSIFSTLLLMSVYVFLKTDLSIYFESIASIRLYELVLILIIVIATIMILKAQSRLFSIIMLSAIGYSIALLFVFFKAPDLALTQLSIETISTALFLMCFYHMPKKYRHVEEKKFKVTNVIIAIATGIIVSLIALVSYSNKHFTSISEYYIKNVYDLAAGKNMVNVILVDFRGFDTLFESSVLAIAGIGIYTLVRLRKTRGEHNEETR; this is translated from the coding sequence GTGTCTATATTATTAATCGTATTACTTCCAATCTTCGCTAGTCTTTTACCTGGCATTTTGGCAAAGTATATAAAAGGCATACATACAGGCTATTTTGTGTTACTTGTACCTGTTATCGCGTCACTCTACTTTTTATCGTTAATTCAAACAGTGATGCACGCACCCATCAACAAACACTTCACCTGGATGCCAAGTATCGGTCTCAACTTTGATATCCGTCTTGATGGCTTGGCATTGCTATTTACATTACTCATCTCAATCATTGGAACGCTTGTTGTATTTTATTCGATTCATTACCTGCATAAAGAGGAAGCGCTCGGTCGTTTCTATACATACTTATTATTGTTTATGGGGGCAATGTTAGGCGTTGTAACAAGCAACAATGTCTTATCGCTCTATTTATTCTGGGAGCTTACAAGTATCTCAAGCTTCCTGCTTATATCATTCTGGTACCACAAAGAGAAATCAACCGACGGGGCATTGAAGTCAATGCTAATCACAGTGTTTGGCGGATTGATGATGCTTGGTGGGTTGAGCATCCTAATCAGTATTACAGGCACACCTGTTATTTCTGATATGTTTATCCAAGCAACAAAAGTGCAGTCACACTCATTGTTCACGTTAGCAGCTATCCTTATTCTACTTGCAGCATTTACAAAATCTGCGCAGTTTCCGTTCCACATCTGGTTACCAGATGCGATGGAGGCACCGACACCTGTCAGTGCTTACCTGCATTCTGCAACGATGGTTAAAGCCGGCATTTATTTAGTTGCAAGATTTACACCATTATTTGCAGTGAGTAATACATGGACATATGCAATCGTTATCGTTGGATTATTCACAATGTGCTTTGCTTCTATTAAAGCAGTCAATCAAATTGATTTGAAAGGTATTTTAGCTTTCAGTACAGTCAGTCAGCTCGGACTTATCATGAGCTTACTCGGTATTGGGTCAATCAGTTTAAAAGCAGGACATGAAACAGCATATTATATTGCAGTTACTGCTGCTGTATTCCATATATTGAACCATGCAACATTTAAAGGTGCACTGTTTATGCTCGTCGGTATTATCGATCATGAAACAGGGACACGTAATATTCATAAGCTCAACGGCTTAATGTTTATCATGCCAATAACATTTACACTTACAACGTTAGGTGTACTCAGCATGGCTGGTGTGCCCCCGTTTAATGGATTTATCAGTAAGGAAATGTTTTTAGAATCTGTATTATTATCAGCAGAACATGGGTTATTTAATACATTACTAAGTGGGTTCCTACTACTATTGATGTTTGTCGGCAGTATATTTACATTTATCTACTCTTTAAAACTGATTAAAGATGTGTTCCTACCTAACAAAACCCAAAACAAAACTGAAAAGAAGCCACACGAAGCACCGATATTCTTTTTATTATCACCGATTATACTTATTTCAGTGATGTTGATAATATCAGTATTACCGGATATGTTCCGCCCGTTATTGCAATCAGCAACAAGTGCAATTGTGAACGATACTGTTACGTTAAAACAGATCCATCATTTCCATGGTATTAATACGCCTCTTTTAATTACGCTGGCAATCATTATTATTGGTAGTGTCCTGCTCTACTTTATTACAAAGTGGCAGAAGGTTTACCAGTTATGGCCTGCGCAATTAAAGTTGAATAACGTATATAATATTATATTAGATCAATCACAAAAGCTCAGCTACGAAGTGAATAGAAGACTTGTCTATCACTCTATTCGTTTCAGCATTTTAAGTATTTTCTCAACATTATTATTGATGTCTGTGTATGTGTTTTTAAAAACTGATCTCTCAATATACTTTGAATCCATTGCCAGTATTCGACTGTATGAACTTGTGCTTATATTAATCATCGTGATTGCAACGATAATGATATTAAAGGCTCAGTCGCGATTATTCAGTATTATAATGCTGAGTGCGATAGGCTATTCAATCGCTTTACTCTTCGTATTCTTTAAAGCGCCGGACCTTGCACTCACACAGTTGTCAATCGAAACCATTTCAACCGCTTTATTCCTGATGTGTTTCTATCACATGCCTAAGAAATACCGTCACGTTGAGGAAAAGAAATTTAAAGTTACAAATGTTATCATTGCCATTGCTACAGGTATAATCGTGTCACTCATTGCATTAGTATCTTATAGCAATAAACACTTTACATCTATTTCTGAATACTACATCAAAAATGTATATGATCTTGCAGCCGGAAAAAACATGGTCAATGTTATCCTCGTGGATTTCCGTGGTTTTGATACATTATTTGAATCAAGTGTGCTCGCCATTGCAGGAATCGGTATCTATACACTAGTCAGATTAAGAAAGACGAGAGGTGAACATAATGAAGAAACAAGATAA
- a CDS encoding Na+/H+ antiporter subunit D yields the protein MMSNLVIMPIILPAITAIILILIGKRPIIKRMVAFFGTLITLIAAVIQFFHVYKNGTTYLELGNWKVPYSIVLVSDMFASILVVTSTFITLLMIFYSFQTIGKDRETYYYYTSVMFMLAGLNGAFTTGDIFNLFVFFEVFLIASYVLMIIGGTKIQLQESIKYILVNVTSSAFFVLAIGMLYSVVGSLNMADISSRISTIQDQDIIIVVSILFIFIFATKAGMFPLYFWLPGAYYAPPIPILGLFGALLTKVGVYAIYRTYSLFFSYSGPVVTNILLVLALLTIIFGCIGAIAYFDMKKIIIYNIMIAVGVIIMGIVIFTKESTIGGIYYLIHDMLIKASLFMLVGVIIKITGETDIRNISGLIKRYPVLGWTFFIAALCLAGIPPLSGFFGKFFIVKAAFIEGYTASALIILISSLIVLLSVIKIFIMVFFGDDKGIVYETKPYHKMLIASVIMTTVAVLFGLCSEQLYPYIATAAEHIYNPASYVKALGVK from the coding sequence ATGATGAGTAACTTAGTTATAATGCCGATCATTCTGCCCGCAATTACCGCAATTATATTAATCCTGATTGGTAAACGTCCAATCATCAAGCGTATGGTGGCTTTTTTCGGCACATTAATCACACTTATTGCAGCTGTGATACAGTTCTTTCATGTATACAAGAATGGAACGACATATCTAGAGCTCGGGAACTGGAAAGTACCTTATAGTATCGTCCTTGTTTCTGATATGTTTGCTTCAATTCTTGTAGTAACTTCTACATTTATTACATTGCTCATGATCTTCTACTCTTTCCAGACAATCGGAAAAGATCGTGAAACTTATTATTACTATACTTCTGTAATGTTTATGCTTGCGGGACTTAACGGTGCATTTACAACAGGAGATATCTTTAACTTGTTCGTATTCTTCGAAGTCTTCTTAATTGCTTCCTATGTTCTGATGATCATCGGAGGAACGAAGATACAGCTACAGGAAAGTATTAAATATATTTTGGTCAATGTCACATCTTCTGCCTTTTTCGTGCTGGCAATTGGGATGCTTTATTCTGTAGTCGGCTCGCTGAACATGGCAGATATCAGCAGTAGAATATCAACGATTCAGGATCAGGATATTATTATCGTTGTATCTATTCTATTTATCTTCATATTTGCAACGAAAGCGGGAATGTTCCCACTTTATTTCTGGCTACCGGGCGCTTATTATGCACCGCCGATACCAATCCTAGGATTGTTTGGGGCATTACTTACGAAAGTCGGTGTCTATGCAATCTATAGAACATATAGCTTGTTCTTCAGTTATTCAGGACCTGTAGTAACAAATATATTACTTGTCCTTGCATTGCTCACAATAATATTCGGCTGTATCGGTGCGATTGCATATTTCGATATGAAGAAGATTATTATTTATAACATTATGATTGCAGTCGGTGTAATTATTATGGGTATCGTCATATTTACAAAAGAGTCTACAATCGGTGGCATATACTATTTAATTCACGATATGCTCATTAAAGCAAGTCTCTTTATGCTAGTCGGTGTGATCATTAAGATCACAGGAGAAACAGATATTAGAAATATCAGCGGCTTAATTAAACGCTATCCTGTGCTCGGGTGGACATTCTTTATTGCAGCTTTATGCTTAGCTGGTATTCCACCACTCAGTGGATTCTTCGGTAAATTTTTTATCGTAAAAGCGGCCTTTATAGAAGGTTATACTGCAAGTGCACTTATCATTTTGATCAGTAGCTTGATCGTACTGCTCTCTGTTATAAAAATCTTTATCATGGTATTTTTCGGTGATGATAAGGGAATTGTATATGAAACCAAACCTTATCATAAAATGCTGATTGCTTCTGTTATCATGACAACAGTGGCTGTATTATTTGGATTATGCAGTGAACAACTTTATCCGTATATAGCGACTGCAGCTGAGCATATTTATAATCCAGCGTCTTACGTTAAAGCTCTGGGGGTGAAATAA
- a CDS encoding Na+/H+ antiporter subunit E — MAIQLIIHIGLMIMWVIMTSSASLGNLILGYLFGLFALYIMRPFLPGGFYLIPFLKVLRLFAIFIIELFKANIGVLKIVMSPKIDIKPAFFTYETSLRKDWEISLLSLLITLTPGTVVVAVSDDKSKLYIHSIDFSDIESECEGIKQSFEKAIKEIGIQ; from the coding sequence ATGGCAATACAACTTATTATTCATATTGGACTCATGATCATGTGGGTGATCATGACCAGCTCAGCTTCACTTGGCAATTTAATATTAGGATATCTGTTTGGATTGTTTGCACTGTATATTATGCGTCCATTCCTGCCAGGTGGATTTTATCTCATTCCGTTTCTTAAAGTATTACGATTATTTGCAATTTTTATTATTGAACTCTTTAAAGCAAATATCGGTGTCTTAAAGATTGTTATGTCACCAAAAATCGATATAAAACCTGCATTTTTCACATATGAGACATCTTTAAGAAAAGACTGGGAGATTAGCCTATTATCTCTGCTCATCACGCTTACACCTGGTACAGTCGTTGTTGCTGTGAGTGATGATAAATCTAAACTTTATATTCATTCGATTGATTTTAGTGATATCGAATCTGAATGTGAAGGGATCAAACAGTCTTTTGAAAAAGCGATAAAGGAGATTGGTATCCAATGA
- a CDS encoding YuiB family protein: MTALLQLIISTILFFVLFFGIAFILNMLLKSTWIMTALYPFVVFAIVDKISTADYILKPKFAFNQLIRGITHLMPADILMLSGGLIGAITAGFVIRNLRRSGYSMF; the protein is encoded by the coding sequence GTGACAGCATTATTACAATTAATTATATCTACTATCTTGTTTTTTGTATTGTTTTTCGGAATAGCGTTTATTCTCAATATGCTGTTAAAATCTACGTGGATTATGACAGCGCTTTATCCTTTTGTCGTATTTGCGATTGTGGATAAGATTTCTACAGCAGATTATATACTGAAACCAAAATTTGCATTCAACCAGCTTATACGTGGAATCACACATTTGATGCCTGCCGATATTCTAATGTTATCCGGTGGACTCATCGGTGCAATTACTGCAGGGTTTGTGATTCGCAATTTACGTCGTAGCGGTTACAGTATGTTTTAG
- a CDS encoding NUDIX hydrolase: protein MKRDKVWLGVSGLVINEQGEWLVVTKQYGGMKGMWSFPAGFVDNGETADQAVLREIYEETGIEGSVEGVIGLRTGVIKDIISDNMIIFLVRPAHTTIRQDIPDEEIKDVQFRSTDDLYQDDYCSPMVRALIDEMQEPLRLKSTTSPGPQFNYTHYHLFL from the coding sequence ATGAAAAGAGATAAAGTATGGCTTGGCGTTAGTGGCCTTGTAATAAATGAGCAAGGTGAATGGCTTGTCGTTACGAAGCAGTATGGGGGTATGAAAGGAATGTGGAGCTTTCCTGCAGGTTTTGTCGATAATGGAGAGACTGCAGACCAGGCAGTATTAAGAGAAATATATGAAGAGACGGGTATTGAAGGTTCTGTTGAAGGTGTAATTGGATTACGTACAGGGGTAATTAAAGATATCATTTCAGATAATATGATCATCTTTTTAGTACGTCCTGCACATACAACGATTCGTCAAGACATTCCTGACGAAGAGATTAAAGATGTACAGTTCCGTAGCACTGATGATTTATATCAAGATGATTACTGTAGCCCCATGGTTAGAGCGCTGATTGATGAAATGCAGGAACCTTTGCGTTTAAAGAGTACGACTTCGCCGGGCCCACAGTTTAACTATACACATTATCATTTATTTTTATAG
- a CDS encoding iron-sulfur cluster assembly accessory protein: MSTVILTEAAAYEVKSMMQQNGMPEGYLRISVKGGGCTGLSYGMSAEESPSDNDEVHDFYDVKVLVDKADAPILKGTTVDFKQSLMGGGFAIENPNAIASCGCGSSFRTKDVAGTPENC, translated from the coding sequence ATGTCAACAGTAATATTAACAGAAGCAGCAGCATATGAAGTAAAATCGATGATGCAACAAAACGGTATGCCGGAAGGTTACTTAAGAATTTCAGTCAAAGGTGGGGGCTGTACCGGATTATCATACGGTATGAGTGCAGAGGAATCACCATCAGATAATGATGAAGTACATGATTTCTATGATGTAAAGGTACTTGTAGATAAAGCCGATGCACCGATATTGAAAGGAACAACTGTAGATTTTAAACAATCATTAATGGGGGGCGGCTTTGCAATCGAGAATCCGAATGCAATTGCTTCATGTGGTTGTGGCAGCTCGTTCAGAACGAAAGACGTCGCTGGTACGCCTGAGAACTGTTAA
- a CDS encoding YuzB family protein, producing MNPIVEFCISNLAKGGQVVFDELSQDEHLDVLEYGCLTYCGQCNESLYALVNGDIVTGETPEALKKNIYQHIEETWIF from the coding sequence ATGAATCCAATCGTAGAATTTTGTATTTCTAATTTAGCTAAAGGTGGCCAGGTCGTTTTTGATGAGTTGTCTCAGGATGAGCATCTGGACGTACTTGAATATGGCTGTCTGACTTATTGCGGGCAATGTAACGAGAGTCTATATGCACTGGTTAATGGTGATATCGTTACTGGTGAGACGCCTGAAGCGTTAAAGAAGAATATTTATCAGCACATAGAAGAAACATGGATTTTTTAG
- a CDS encoding PaaI family thioesterase, which translates to MEAIHQLFEQNNLLNHLNMKFHSFDGQTIVLTMPVIEEVTQPFGYLHGGATVALCETAASLGSKLLASDDEIPLGLEINANHIRSVNSGTVEVRASIVHKGQSAHVWQMEVVQGETLISISRATIAIKKKK; encoded by the coding sequence ATGGAAGCGATTCATCAGTTATTTGAACAGAACAATTTATTGAACCACTTAAATATGAAGTTTCACTCTTTCGATGGTCAGACGATAGTACTTACGATGCCAGTCATTGAAGAAGTGACGCAGCCTTTTGGTTATCTCCATGGAGGTGCGACTGTCGCCTTATGTGAAACAGCCGCTTCACTCGGGTCAAAACTTCTCGCTTCAGACGATGAAATTCCGCTAGGATTAGAAATCAATGCCAATCACATCAGAAGTGTGAATAGCGGGACAGTAGAAGTACGTGCGAGCATCGTCCACAAAGGTCAGTCTGCACATGTTTGGCAGATGGAAGTAGTTCAAGGCGAAACACTGATCAGTATTAGCAGAGCGACCATTGCAATCAAGAAGAAGAAATAA